Proteins encoded by one window of Chryseobacterium sp. POL2:
- the carB gene encoding carbamoyl-phosphate synthase large subunit encodes MAKRTDIKTILVIGSGPIIIGQAAEFDYSGTQACLSLKEEGYKVILINSNPATIMTDVEIADKVYIEPISLEFVSRIIRKERPDALLPTLGGQTGLNMAVALENSGILEECKVEVLGTKLSAINQAEDRDLFRELMRELNEPVPDSDIVHTVEESIAFANKIGYPVIVRPAFTMGGTGGGIASNETELREISELGLKYSPVTQCLIEKSIAGYKEIEYEVMRDSNDNAIVVCNMENIDPVGVHTGDSIVVAPSQTLSDREYQLLRNASLKIIRALGIEGGCNVQLALDPHSFNYYIIEVNPRVSRSSALASKATGYPIAKIAAKIAVGLTLDEIMNPVTGKTYACFEPALDYVVTKFPRFPFDKFETADRRLSTQMKATGEVMAIGRNFEESLQKAIRSLETGIRHLGLKKKQADALTDEEIERRIKVCDDERLFIIGDALRRGYDWEQIVEWSKIDKFFIWKIKKLIDFETTIKENKFNKDILIEAKKLGFSDVNIGYLWGITNKEVFAFRKENGVMPVYKMVDTCAAEFESETPYFYGTYEEENESIVTDKEKIIVLGSGPIRIGQGVEFDYATVHSVWAIQEMGYEAIIINSNPETVSTDFSISDKLYFEPLTEEDVMNIIELEKPKGVVVQFGGQTAINLADKLAAHGVKILGTSLEDLDRAENRDKFEKALQDLGIPQPLGKTSTSKEEAIVIANEIGYPVLVRPSYVLGGRAMEIVYNEIELAHYMENAVEASPDQPVLIDRYLTGKEVEVDAICDGETVIIPGIMEHIERAGVHSGDSIAVYPPQNLTQTQIDTLVDYTQRLAKGLNIIGLMNIQYVISEGNVYVIEVNPRSSRTVPFLSKITDVPMAKLATKAVLGAKLKDLGYKNGLVPNKEGVYVKVPVFSFSKLSKVDISLGPEMKSTGEVMGKDTTLEKALYKGLVGAGRKVPTFGSILFTVADNDKQEAVELARRFNQVGFRIWATEGTAKFFAEHGVPAKIGYKIGEEDVNLIDLIQKGKVQYVVNTMTKGKQAERDGFQIRRMSVENGVPCLTSMDTVEAILKVIESMTFQMEKM; translated from the coding sequence ATGGCAAAACGTACAGATATAAAAACAATTTTAGTAATCGGTTCGGGACCTATCATCATTGGTCAGGCGGCAGAATTCGATTATTCGGGAACACAGGCTTGTCTTTCATTGAAGGAAGAAGGCTATAAAGTAATTTTGATCAATTCCAATCCGGCAACGATTATGACGGATGTTGAAATTGCCGATAAAGTATATATCGAGCCGATTTCTTTGGAATTTGTATCAAGAATTATCAGAAAAGAGCGTCCAGACGCTTTGTTACCAACTTTGGGTGGACAAACAGGTCTTAACATGGCGGTAGCTCTGGAAAATTCTGGAATTTTGGAGGAATGCAAAGTTGAAGTTTTGGGAACGAAACTTTCAGCGATTAACCAAGCGGAAGACAGAGATTTGTTCCGTGAATTGATGCGCGAATTAAACGAACCCGTTCCAGATTCCGATATCGTTCACACCGTGGAAGAATCAATTGCTTTCGCCAATAAAATTGGTTATCCGGTGATTGTTCGTCCAGCGTTTACGATGGGTGGAACAGGAGGTGGAATTGCTTCCAATGAAACCGAACTTCGTGAAATTTCTGAATTGGGACTTAAATATTCTCCTGTAACGCAGTGTTTGATTGAAAAATCCATCGCAGGTTACAAAGAAATCGAGTACGAGGTAATGCGTGATTCCAACGACAATGCGATTGTGGTTTGTAATATGGAAAACATCGATCCAGTGGGAGTTCACACGGGAGATTCCATTGTTGTGGCGCCTTCGCAAACACTTTCGGATAGAGAATATCAGTTGTTGAGAAATGCTTCTCTAAAAATCATCAGAGCTTTAGGAATTGAAGGGGGGTGCAACGTTCAGTTGGCTTTAGATCCGCATTCATTCAATTATTATATCATCGAAGTAAATCCTAGAGTTTCTCGTTCATCGGCTTTAGCATCGAAAGCAACAGGCTATCCAATTGCAAAAATCGCTGCAAAAATTGCTGTAGGATTAACTTTAGACGAAATTATGAATCCTGTAACGGGTAAAACTTACGCTTGTTTTGAACCCGCCTTGGATTATGTAGTAACAAAATTCCCAAGATTCCCATTCGATAAGTTTGAAACGGCGGACAGAAGGCTTTCAACGCAGATGAAAGCAACGGGAGAAGTAATGGCGATCGGTAGAAATTTTGAAGAATCTTTACAAAAAGCCATCCGTTCTTTAGAAACTGGAATTCGTCATTTAGGATTGAAGAAAAAACAAGCAGATGCGCTTACAGACGAAGAAATTGAAAGAAGAATAAAGGTTTGCGATGACGAAAGATTGTTCATCATTGGTGATGCTTTAAGAAGAGGTTACGATTGGGAGCAAATTGTAGAATGGAGTAAAATTGATAAATTCTTCATTTGGAAAATCAAAAAACTGATTGATTTTGAAACCACAATTAAAGAAAATAAATTTAACAAAGACATCTTAATTGAAGCTAAAAAACTTGGTTTCTCAGATGTCAACATCGGATATCTTTGGGGAATTACGAATAAAGAAGTTTTCGCTTTCAGAAAAGAAAATGGTGTGATGCCAGTTTATAAAATGGTGGACACTTGTGCTGCAGAATTTGAGTCTGAAACGCCTTATTTCTACGGAACTTACGAAGAAGAAAACGAAAGCATCGTTACCGATAAAGAAAAAATAATCGTTCTAGGTTCTGGACCAATTAGAATTGGACAAGGGGTAGAATTCGATTATGCGACGGTTCACTCGGTTTGGGCGATTCAAGAAATGGGTTACGAGGCGATCATCATCAACTCCAATCCAGAAACGGTTTCTACGGATTTCTCTATTTCAGATAAATTGTATTTCGAGCCTTTAACAGAGGAAGATGTCATGAACATCATCGAACTCGAAAAGCCAAAAGGTGTTGTGGTGCAGTTTGGTGGACAAACAGCGATTAATTTAGCTGATAAATTGGCTGCTCATGGTGTAAAAATATTAGGAACTTCTCTTGAAGACCTTGATAGAGCTGAAAACAGAGATAAATTTGAAAAAGCACTTCAAGATTTAGGAATTCCTCAACCGCTTGGAAAAACCTCCACATCAAAAGAAGAAGCGATTGTTATTGCTAATGAAATTGGTTATCCAGTTTTAGTTCGTCCAAGCTATGTTTTGGGAGGTCGTGCCATGGAAATCGTTTACAACGAAATAGAATTGGCGCATTATATGGAAAATGCGGTGGAAGCAAGTCCAGATCAACCTGTTTTGATCGACCGTTATTTAACAGGAAAAGAAGTAGAGGTTGATGCCATTTGCGATGGTGAAACGGTGATTATTCCAGGAATTATGGAGCATATCGAAAGAGCGGGAGTTCACTCTGGAGACTCTATCGCGGTGTATCCTCCACAGAATTTAACGCAAACGCAAATTGATACCTTAGTTGATTATACGCAAAGATTAGCAAAAGGATTGAACATTATTGGTTTAATGAACATTCAGTATGTAATTTCTGAAGGAAATGTGTATGTCATCGAAGTGAATCCACGTTCATCGAGAACGGTTCCTTTCTTGTCTAAAATCACTGATGTTCCAATGGCAAAACTGGCTACCAAAGCGGTTTTAGGAGCAAAATTGAAGGATTTAGGTTACAAAAACGGTTTAGTTCCGAATAAAGAAGGTGTTTATGTGAAAGTTCCTGTTTTCTCTTTCAGTAAATTGTCTAAAGTGGATATTTCTTTAGGCCCTGAAATGAAGTCCACAGGTGAAGTAATGGGGAAAGATACCACGCTGGAAAAAGCTTTGTACAAAGGTTTGGTGGGAGCAGGAAGAAAAGTTCCAACATTTGGATCTATCCTATTCACGGTTGCGGATAATGATAAGCAAGAAGCGGTGGAATTGGCAAGACGTTTCAATCAAGTTGGTTTCAGGATTTGGGCAACGGAAGGAACGGCAAAATTCTTCGCAGAACACGGCGTTCCCGCAAAAATTGGTTACAAAATTGGTGAAGAAGACGTTAATTTGATTGATTTGATTCAAAAAGGTAAAGTTCAATATGTTGTAAATACCATGACTAAAGGGAAACAAGCCGAAAGAGACGGTTTCCAAATCCGTAGAATGTCTGTAGAAAATGGTGTTCCTTGTTTAACATCTATGGATACTGTAGAAGCGATTTTAAAAGTAATTGAAAGCATGACTTTCCAAATGGAGAAAATGTAA
- a CDS encoding four helix bundle protein, with translation MINFENNPLIQKTVQFSLDIIEYCELLESSKKFVIAKQLLRSGTSIGANSFEAQNPYSKKDFINKMKIAAKELEETKYWLYLCKHSKTYPFNEELETQIIEIGKIIYKILSTSLSKENGE, from the coding sequence ATGATTAATTTTGAGAACAATCCATTAATTCAAAAAACAGTTCAATTTTCTTTAGATATTATTGAATATTGCGAACTTCTTGAATCGTCCAAAAAATTTGTCATTGCAAAACAATTATTACGTTCTGGAACAAGCATTGGTGCAAATTCTTTTGAGGCACAAAACCCCTATAGCAAAAAGGATTTTATCAATAAAATGAAAATTGCAGCAAAAGAGCTTGAAGAAACCAAATATTGGTTATATCTGTGTAAGCATTCTAAAACCTATCCTTTTAATGAGGAATTGGAAACACAGATTATAGAAATAGGAAAAATTATTTATAAAATTTTAAGCACAAGTTTATCAAAAGAAAACGGTGAATAA
- a CDS encoding carbamoyl phosphate synthase small subunit encodes MKKKLILETGEVFHGKGFGANLDTEGEVVFNTGMTGYQELISDPSYCGQIVCMTYPLIGNYGINRDDYESIEPAIKGLIVKEVCDLPSNFRTQMDLDEFFKHKKLSGISGIDTRKLTRILRNQGVVKGKIVNADADETTVINDLKGKDFPVDHVKTVSTKTPYAAPGRGFKVVLMDFGSKLGIIRELSQRDCDIIVVSQDTPAEEILMMNPDGIMLSNGPGDPQDVPHIHETIRQLIGKVPIFGICLGHQLIALACGAKTFKLKFGHRGGNHPVLDLTKNKVAITSQNHGYAVDQESLKNTDLVETHIALNDRTNEGVKHKIHPVFSVQYHPEASPGPEDANYLFDEFIDLMYQFKNVTM; translated from the coding sequence ATGAAAAAGAAATTAATATTAGAAACAGGAGAAGTTTTTCACGGAAAAGGTTTCGGAGCCAATCTAGACACGGAAGGGGAAGTGGTTTTCAACACAGGAATGACGGGCTATCAGGAACTGATCTCCGATCCTTCCTATTGCGGACAAATCGTGTGTATGACCTATCCTCTGATCGGTAATTACGGAATTAATCGTGATGACTACGAAAGTATTGAACCAGCCATTAAAGGTCTTATCGTAAAAGAAGTGTGTGATTTGCCTTCTAATTTCAGGACACAAATGGATTTGGACGAGTTCTTTAAACATAAAAAGCTAAGCGGTATTTCTGGAATTGATACCAGAAAACTAACAAGAATTCTTCGTAATCAAGGTGTTGTTAAAGGTAAAATTGTTAATGCCGACGCTGATGAAACAACTGTTATTAATGATTTAAAAGGAAAAGATTTTCCGGTTGATCATGTAAAAACGGTTTCCACAAAAACGCCTTATGCAGCTCCAGGAAGAGGTTTTAAAGTAGTTTTAATGGATTTTGGTTCCAAATTGGGAATTATTCGTGAGCTTTCTCAAAGAGATTGCGACATCATCGTGGTTTCTCAAGATACGCCAGCAGAGGAAATTCTAATGATGAATCCCGATGGAATTATGCTTTCCAACGGCCCTGGAGATCCACAAGATGTTCCACATATCCATGAAACGATTCGTCAGTTAATCGGGAAAGTTCCCATTTTCGGGATTTGTTTAGGTCATCAGTTAATCGCTTTGGCTTGTGGTGCAAAAACATTCAAATTAAAATTCGGACACCGAGGTGGAAATCACCCCGTTTTGGATTTAACCAAAAATAAAGTAGCGATAACTTCTCAAAATCACGGCTACGCTGTAGATCAGGAGAGTTTGAAAAATACAGATTTAGTAGAAACGCACATCGCTTTGAACGACAGAACCAATGAAGGCGTAAAACACAAAATTCACCCAGTATTCTCGGTACAATATCACCCAGAAGCAAGTCCAGGTCCAGAAGACGCCAACTATTTGTTTGATGAGTTTATTGATCTAATGTATCAATTTAAGAATGTAACAATGTAA
- a CDS encoding aspartate carbamoyltransferase catalytic subunit, which produces MFNITQLTQEKISKIVQEALIIANGKSFKAKEDIFVSNLFFEDSTRTKTSFDIAERKLGLKVVPFDTSHSSVNKGESLYDTVKTLESLGVDLVVIRHNKDRFYDELQTINIPIINAGDGRGNHPSQCMLDLVTIYQEFGKFDDMKIGIVGDVKHSRVANSNAEALRKLGAKVYFSGPEDWFDEGALINGTYLQLDALIKEVDVLMLLRIQHERHDAKMSFSADEYHKKYGLTKEREKNMKPTAIIMHPAPINRGVEIDTDLVECERSRIFKQMENGVYARMAILKNALEQKGFEFE; this is translated from the coding sequence ATGTTTAATATTACCCAACTTACTCAAGAAAAGATTAGCAAGATTGTCCAAGAAGCCTTGATAATCGCCAATGGAAAAAGCTTCAAAGCCAAAGAAGATATTTTTGTATCCAATTTGTTTTTTGAAGATAGTACAAGAACAAAAACCAGTTTCGATATTGCTGAACGAAAATTGGGACTGAAAGTTGTTCCGTTTGATACGTCACACAGTTCTGTCAACAAAGGCGAAAGTCTTTATGATACTGTGAAAACACTTGAAAGCCTCGGTGTTGATTTGGTCGTCATTCGTCACAACAAAGATCGTTTCTATGATGAATTGCAAACGATTAACATTCCGATTATTAATGCAGGCGATGGTAGAGGAAATCACCCTTCGCAATGTATGCTAGATTTGGTAACAATTTACCAAGAGTTTGGAAAATTTGATGATATGAAAATAGGCATTGTTGGCGATGTTAAACACAGTCGCGTAGCTAATTCTAATGCTGAAGCATTGAGAAAATTGGGCGCAAAAGTTTATTTCTCTGGCCCTGAAGATTGGTTTGATGAAGGTGCTTTGATTAATGGGACTTATCTTCAACTGGATGCTTTGATAAAGGAAGTGGATGTTTTAATGTTGCTAAGAATTCAGCATGAAAGACATGATGCAAAAATGAGTTTTTCTGCAGACGAATATCATAAAAAATATGGTTTAACCAAAGAACGCGAAAAAAATATGAAACCCACTGCCATCATTATGCATCCAGCTCCTATCAACAGAGGGGTTGAGATAGATACCGATTTGGTGGAATGTGAGCGTTCTCGTATTTTTAAACAAATGGAAAACGGCGTTTACGCTAGAATGGCCATTCTAAAAAATGCATTGGAACAAAAAGGATTTGAATTTGAATAA
- a CDS encoding Lrp/AsnC family transcriptional regulator, producing the protein MDAKDRMILSILQEDSTLSVKEISEKIGLTFTPTYERIKQLEKQKVIEKYVALLNREKLDLNIIVYCNIRLKEQSKKSLEAFEKHMGKFDEVQEITSLSGEYDYMLKIIAKDINSYNDFAVNVISNSPHIGQYHSSIVLHEVKKSTKFKLD; encoded by the coding sequence ATGGACGCCAAAGACAGAATGATTCTCAGTATACTTCAAGAAGATTCTACATTATCTGTAAAAGAAATTTCTGAGAAGATAGGTCTTACTTTTACACCAACTTACGAACGCATCAAACAGCTTGAAAAACAAAAAGTTATTGAAAAATACGTTGCACTTCTAAATCGTGAAAAGCTCGATCTCAACATTATTGTCTATTGTAATATCCGTCTGAAAGAACAATCCAAAAAATCTTTGGAAGCTTTTGAAAAACATATGGGAAAATTCGATGAAGTACAAGAAATCACGAGCCTTTCTGGAGAATATGACTATATGTTAAAAATTATCGCAAAGGACATTAACTCATACAACGACTTCGCTGTCAATGTCATCTCTAACTCACCGCATATAGGACAATATCATAGTTCTATCGTTTTACATGAGGTCAAAAAGAGCACCAAATTCAAGCTCGACTAA
- the argH gene encoding argininosuccinate lyase, with protein MKKIWQKDQSKTDELVNKFTVGKDLDFDDRLAKYDVIGSMAHCKMLAEVGLISQEESLSMLSVLENILKDIESGIFQIDVTAEDIHSQIESILIEKLGDTGKKIHTARSRNDQVLLDIKLYLQQEVREIAALVDVLFKELIRLADQHKNVLLPGYTHFQIAMPSSFGLWFGAYAESLLDDVELLLSVKNIINKNPLGSAAGYGSSFPIDRASTTSKLGFTSMNHNAAYAQMTRGKSEKLLASALSVIAGTLGKFSYDVCLYLSQNFDFISFPKEFTTGSSIMPHKKNPDIFELVRARCNRIQSLPNELILLTNNLPSGYHRDMQLTKEILFPAIDSLKECLEILNYTLPNIQVRDGILENEKYKYLFSVEKINEEVKTGASFRDAYIKIGNDIENGTFDYNIKDLRHSHQGSIGNLCLDEIAHQFHKISTKLQA; from the coding sequence ATGAAAAAAATTTGGCAGAAAGATCAATCCAAAACCGATGAACTTGTGAACAAATTCACGGTAGGAAAAGATTTGGATTTTGATGATCGTTTGGCAAAATATGATGTGATAGGCTCTATGGCGCATTGCAAAATGTTGGCAGAAGTAGGACTTATTTCCCAAGAAGAATCTTTGTCGATGTTATCGGTTCTGGAAAATATTCTTAAAGATATCGAATCCGGAATTTTCCAAATTGATGTTACCGCAGAAGATATCCATTCTCAAATAGAATCTATTTTGATTGAGAAATTAGGCGATACAGGAAAGAAAATTCATACCGCAAGATCCAGAAACGATCAGGTTTTGTTGGATATCAAACTTTATCTTCAACAGGAAGTTCGCGAGATTGCTGCTTTGGTAGATGTATTGTTTAAAGAACTTATCCGTCTGGCAGACCAACACAAAAATGTATTGTTGCCAGGTTATACCCACTTTCAAATCGCGATGCCTTCATCCTTTGGATTGTGGTTTGGCGCTTATGCAGAATCGCTTTTGGATGATGTAGAATTGTTGTTGTCTGTGAAGAATATCATCAACAAAAATCCACTAGGTTCTGCCGCAGGTTATGGATCGTCGTTCCCGATTGATAGAGCGAGTACCACATCAAAATTAGGTTTCACATCGATGAATCACAATGCAGCCTATGCACAAATGACACGCGGAAAATCCGAAAAATTGTTGGCTTCTGCTTTATCTGTCATTGCTGGGACTTTAGGTAAATTTAGTTATGATGTTTGTCTTTATTTAAGTCAAAATTTTGATTTTATAAGTTTCCCAAAAGAGTTTACAACTGGTAGCAGCATTATGCCACACAAAAAAAATCCAGATATTTTTGAGTTGGTAAGAGCGCGTTGCAACCGCATACAATCGCTTCCCAATGAGTTGATTTTGTTGACCAATAATCTGCCATCAGGTTATCACCGCGATATGCAATTGACGAAAGAAATTCTCTTTCCAGCCATCGACTCGCTTAAAGAATGTCTAGAGATTCTCAATTATACACTTCCAAATATCCAAGTGCGCGATGGTATTTTGGAGAACGAAAAATACAAATATCTTTTCAGTGTTGAGAAGATTAATGAAGAGGTGAAAACGGGCGCATCCTTCCGTGATGCTTATATCAAAATAGGCAACGACATAGAAAACGGGACTTTCGATTATAATATTAAAGATCTTCGGCACAGCCACCAAGGCAGCATCGGAAATCTTTGTTTAGACGAAATTGCACATCAGTTTCACAAAATATCTACCAAATTACAAGCTTAG
- a CDS encoding M20 family metallo-hydrolase, giving the protein METTELKSVNNINELLDNATKLLKRMIATPSLSREEYDVSLIIEAFFKEKGIVTKRFKNNIWATNKYFDASKPSILLNTHHDTVKPNKAYTMDPFIPVEKDGKIFGLGSNDAGASLVAMAQVFLHFYEAENLSHNLIIALTAEEEISGLDGIEALFPQLPNVELAIVGEPTQMNLAIAEKGLLVIDGEMTGTASHAAHPNNDNAIVKCMADLQHILNYKFEKTSEYLGDVKVTLSVINAGTQHNVVPEKCNFTLDVRVTDSYSNKEVFDIIQKEMKSTLTPRSFRLNSSKIDINHPFVQAGLSIGRTTYGSPTSSDQAIIPCTSVKIGPGDSLRSHTADEYIYINEIKEGIDIYINILEQVL; this is encoded by the coding sequence ATGGAAACTACGGAACTGAAATCTGTTAATAATATAAATGAATTGCTGGATAATGCCACCAAGCTTCTCAAAAGAATGATTGCTACGCCTTCTCTTAGCCGAGAAGAATATGACGTGTCATTGATCATAGAAGCTTTCTTCAAAGAAAAAGGCATTGTAACCAAGCGTTTCAAAAATAATATTTGGGCAACCAACAAATATTTTGATGCTTCGAAACCCTCTATTTTGCTTAACACGCACCACGACACGGTGAAGCCTAACAAAGCTTATACGATGGATCCTTTTATCCCAGTAGAAAAAGATGGAAAAATTTTTGGTTTGGGGAGCAACGATGCTGGCGCGTCTTTGGTAGCGATGGCTCAAGTTTTTCTACATTTTTATGAAGCCGAAAATTTGTCGCATAATTTGATTATTGCCTTGACTGCCGAAGAAGAAATCTCTGGTTTGGACGGTATCGAAGCTTTGTTTCCGCAACTCCCAAATGTAGAGTTGGCTATTGTTGGCGAACCAACGCAGATGAATTTGGCAATCGCTGAAAAAGGACTTTTGGTTATCGATGGCGAAATGACGGGCACAGCTTCTCACGCGGCGCATCCTAATAATGACAATGCAATTGTTAAGTGTATGGCAGATTTGCAACATATTCTTAATTATAAATTCGAGAAAACGTCAGAGTATCTGGGCGACGTCAAAGTCACACTTTCTGTGATTAATGCCGGCACACAGCACAATGTTGTTCCCGAGAAATGCAATTTCACACTGGATGTTCGCGTAACAGATTCTTACAGCAACAAGGAGGTTTTTGATATCATCCAAAAAGAAATGAAGTCAACTTTGACACCGCGATCATTTAGACTTAATTCTTCAAAAATCGATATCAATCATCCTTTTGTTCAGGCAGGATTGTCGATTGGGAGGACAACTTACGGATCACCGACATCGTCGGATCAAGCGATTATTCCATGCACTTCGGTGAAGATTGGTCCCGGCGATAGCCTTAGATCACACACAGCGGACGAATATATTTACATTAACGAAATCAAAGAAGGTATAGACATCTATATCAATATTTTAGAACAAGTTTTATAA
- the argB gene encoding acetylglutamate kinase, producing MEKLYIIKIGGALIDDEVALEQFLNTFSEIPEKRILVHGGGKLTSTLAEKLHIPQQMVDGRRVTNAQTLDIATMVYAGKINKSIVAKLQNLDCDAMGFSGADANLIHAEKRPVDDVDFGFVGDVNRKSVNAKLLRKFLKLELIPVFSAITHDHHGDLLNTNADAIASVLAQALSKKFDVELLYCFDKDGVLENVKDSSTLIKSLSEADVLKLKKEKKIHKGILPKIENALRAKNKGVNKVFLINETKLQEQITHGNYGTEIC from the coding sequence ATGGAAAAACTGTATATCATAAAAATTGGCGGCGCTTTGATCGATGACGAAGTCGCTTTGGAACAATTTCTAAATACTTTTTCTGAAATTCCCGAAAAACGAATTTTGGTACATGGTGGTGGAAAATTAACCAGCACGTTGGCGGAAAAACTACATATTCCCCAACAGATGGTCGATGGTAGGAGAGTGACAAATGCGCAGACTTTGGATATTGCAACAATGGTCTATGCTGGGAAAATTAACAAGAGTATCGTTGCAAAACTCCAAAATTTGGATTGCGATGCGATGGGATTTTCTGGTGCAGATGCCAACTTGATTCATGCAGAGAAACGCCCCGTAGATGATGTGGATTTTGGATTTGTTGGCGATGTTAACCGCAAAAGTGTCAATGCAAAACTGCTACGTAAGTTTCTAAAACTCGAGTTAATTCCTGTTTTTTCAGCGATTACACACGATCATCACGGCGATTTGCTCAACACAAATGCCGATGCAATAGCCTCGGTTTTGGCGCAGGCATTATCCAAAAAATTCGATGTCGAATTGTTGTATTGTTTTGATAAAGACGGCGTTTTAGAAAATGTTAAAGACAGTTCTACGTTGATAAAATCACTTTCGGAGGCTGATGTTTTAAAACTTAAAAAAGAGAAGAAAATCCATAAAGGCATTCTCCCCAAAATTGAAAATGCGTTACGCGCCAAAAATAAAGGCGTTAATAAAGTTTTCTTAATTAATGAAACTAAACTACAAGAACAAATAACACATGGAAACTACGGAACTGAAATCTGTTAA
- a CDS encoding acetylornithine carbamoyltransferase, with amino-acid sequence MKKFTTVEDVDNLQSMIKKALEIKANPLAEPTKGNGKTIGLVFLNSSLRTRLSSQIAAQNLGLNVLILNAAQEAWNLEFADGAVMDGGTVEHIKDAIEVLNQYCDIIAVRCFAGMKSKEDDTNESILSQFEKHAKVPVVSLESATRHPLQSFADCITITENWKQDKKPKVVLTWAPHIKPIAHAVGNSFAEWMQNMDVDLVIANPEGYDLDPKFVKDTPVVHNQDDALKDADFIYVKNWSSFDDYAAMPEVEGDWMLSLEKLKLTNDAKVMHCLPVRRNVELSDEVIDSEHSIIYQQTKNRIFSAQTVFSKILNDLK; translated from the coding sequence ATGAAAAAATTCACAACTGTAGAAGATGTAGATAATCTTCAATCTATGATAAAAAAAGCATTAGAGATTAAAGCCAATCCTCTTGCGGAGCCAACAAAAGGAAACGGAAAAACCATAGGTTTGGTATTTCTTAATTCAAGTCTTAGAACGAGACTGAGCAGTCAAATTGCAGCGCAAAATTTAGGATTAAATGTTTTGATTTTAAACGCTGCACAAGAAGCTTGGAACCTCGAATTTGCAGACGGTGCGGTGATGGATGGCGGAACGGTAGAACACATCAAAGACGCGATTGAAGTTCTTAACCAATATTGCGACATCATTGCAGTACGTTGTTTTGCAGGGATGAAGTCCAAAGAAGATGACACCAACGAAAGCATCCTGAGCCAGTTCGAAAAACATGCAAAAGTACCAGTTGTTTCCCTAGAGTCTGCGACGCGTCACCCATTGCAAAGTTTTGCAGATTGTATCACGATTACTGAAAATTGGAAACAAGATAAAAAACCAAAAGTCGTTTTGACTTGGGCGCCTCATATAAAACCAATTGCGCATGCCGTAGGGAACTCTTTTGCAGAATGGATGCAGAATATGGATGTCGATTTGGTGATTGCCAATCCTGAAGGCTATGACTTAGATCCAAAATTTGTTAAAGACACGCCAGTTGTTCATAACCAAGATGATGCTTTGAAAGATGCCGATTTTATCTATGTTAAAAACTGGTCGTCTTTTGATGATTATGCCGCAATGCCAGAAGTAGAAGGCGATTGGATGTTGTCTTTAGAAAAATTGAAATTAACGAACGATGCCAAAGTGATGCATTGTTTACCCGTACGTCGCAATGTGGAATTGAGTGATGAAGTGATAGACAGCGAGCATTCTATTATTTATCAACAAACAAAAAATAGAATTTTCTCAGCACAAACCGTATTTAGCAAAATATTAAATGACTTAAAATAA